The proteins below are encoded in one region of Stigmatopora argus isolate UIUO_Sarg chromosome 2, RoL_Sarg_1.0, whole genome shotgun sequence:
- the dmxl2 gene encoding dmX-like protein 2 isoform X6 encodes MHLHQVLTGAVNPGDCCYSVGSVNDVPFTAYGSGCDVVILASDFECVQIIPGAQNGNIQVGCVECSHQLGRIAASYGNTVCIFEPLSTNPNKRHKQLNYQWQKTGQFFLDAITYNLAWDPQGYRILAATERLQLWAPPLTDALIEEEDGHVTEDKPHLVLNDWNCVWQCRTAASVHVAKWSPDGEYFATVGKDDCLLKVWYPTTGWRSAVVVQDPSEKKVPAVHFSFVYLAHPRSVTGMSWRKTSKYMPKGSVCNVLLTSCDDGVCRLWSETLLPEDSLLGGQISDNTHSFSSSLPGSSGNKDKIQHALESIHHLKHLRRGRRRSSALVAHSELLPSQLGTQDAHTHRHIAHHANALCHFHISASINPNTDIPSMLADSALFNADDGSGAGGFVVHWLNNKDLSFTCSMDLFMLQLRKFSEQQLEHATEDPLEPEGSPLKFDFGRNNNTNLMHVQHTINPLFSVILDLDEMSDKASSELGEEGEPGEQGSTKASSPGSSSSLPLPSMLLERKMEILITEWNKSPDMLFTIHPTDGSFLVWHVKYLDEFKQGIFRQVQVSFSSRIPVAFPTGDANSLSKNILMYACTLTESESSRTGEQGSMVPYVAHSVSASAGLGSHALASSSNTNPGVSPAVMMVSKHVDGSLNQWAVTFAERSAFSNVLTVSHKFRYCGHRFHLNDQACHTVLPLLLTSSHHNALLTPPSAPGSIDGEQPPTLPLPKGLPRKQLRNAATRTFHDPNAIYSELILWRVDHIGPLSCTGGVSELARINSLHTSAFSNVAWLPSLVPSSVLGTYCNSASACFVASDGKNLRLYQAVVDARKLLDELSDPETSKLVGEVFNIVSQQSTARPGCIIELDVITNQCGANTQLLHVFQEDFILGYKPQKEPDTHTAAFLSGEDYQPPPFSEKFFLVVIEKDLNRNSVLQMWHLHLQSVQACVDEPNKDSSFQSQLMVPNQIVNADSSPETSPVRPLPRSASTVNLQSASKLILSSKLVYSKRLDLPHGVEVTRATPSAGHLSSSSIYPVCLAPYLIVTTCSDSRVRFWHCAVEGDHGDSDNDRDKRMYRWEPWALMNEEEDNNSAVFVSGRPVAVSCSYIGRLAVAFKQPRQGQISGKEFSMHVSIYECESTGGSEWVLEQTLHLEEFNRPSQTLDPRVSVDSNLFVYSRSDLYMCRDRNSPNIKHYVHLDWLSKEDGSHILTVGVGSNILMYGRISGMVHEQTSSKEGVAVITLPLGGSIKQGIRSRWILLRAVDLLSSVDGTPSLPVSLSWVRDGILVVGMDCEMHVYAQWHQDKKPGEGEEGNMSSVDIAGGQTQASSSVFEGRARSKSVFEGSVAVDEALRAPAGLQEGGLFEAAHSLSPTLPQYHPTQLLELMDLGKVRRAKAILAHLVKCIAGEVAVVRDVEAGEGGARRHLSRTISVTGSTAKDTIVAGRDGGRDYTEINSIPPLPLYALMLADEDTSFKGTEEPVKGPKVANGDTRHMSSEDQYADLFQVPTVTTDDFVNFATDKPEKKSRVINLSQYGPAYFGPEHAQVLSSHLMHSSLPGLTRLEQMFLVALADTVATTSAEVTSSTDQQYTGGEALDECGLRYLLAMRLHTCLLTSLPPLYRMQLLHQGLSTCHFAWAFHSEAEEELLNMIPAMQRGDLQWSELRAVGVGWWIRNINTLRKMVEKLGKAAFQRHNDPLDAALFYLAMKKKAVLWGLFRSQHDEKMTQFFKNNFTEDRWRRAALKNAFSLLGKQRFEQSAAFFLLAGSLKDAIEVLLEKMEDLQLAMIVARLYEADFENSSTCQGLLFEKVLGCNKDGSQYHCSRLHPDPFLRSIAYWIMKDYTQALDTLLERIPKDDDDDNPDVMVKSCNPVVFSFYNYLRTHPLIIRRHYATSEGTTTTVGLTAEKNSADEINLIERKLFFTTANAHFKVGCPVLALEVLSKIPKVTKKSGSSPLSKASSKVNVSLNQPLEQSTGLDWGSSAPPAWGGNESSGGMDWGQPVSKLEDDDLKLDWGDDKDDDEDEEEEDCLTMKKLETETKVEGTFDSKLQRDDSKGDSEVDVIAEQLKFRACLKILMTELRTLATGFEVDGGKLRFQLYSWLEKEIAAMHTICNYKVEGKEREPEVERWAERAVSVDISDDMLERTDADAYERHQMERRRLQAKQQHSERRKAWLRKNQALLRVFLSYCSLHGAKGGGVTSVRMELLFLLQESQQEITVKQLQSPLPLPTTLPLLSACIATTKTVIANPVLHLSNHIRDILHTITLMEAPPHPDVIDERVNALHTLAASLSACIYQALCDSHSYSSQTEANQFTGMVYQGLLLSERKRLRTESIEEHITPNSAPAQWPGVSSLISLLTSAKEEDQPRLNVLLCEAVMAVYLALLIHGLGTHNSNELFRLAAHPLNNRMWAAVFGGGAKVIIKPKRPEAPPVVPPQPPAEDGDRYRRRFNMRMLVPGRPVKETPAAPPPLPAERPTYREKFIPPELSMWDYFVAKPFLPLSDSNTLCDSDESGAEDDEDDDDAFLSDTQITEHSDPNSYSWALIRLAMVKMFHHSIKNFLPITGLDFADLPVTSPFTNAVLKTLENWEHILLETMNKFDGPPPNYINTYPTDLSAGGGPAILRHKAMLEPDNTPFKTKNHQSFPARRLWHFLVKQEVLQETLIRYIFTKKRKQSESVDNHMERVKPNCIAGASALNKVEADLGYPGGKAKIVHKESDIIMAFAINKANSNEIVLASTHDVQEVDVSTLVAVQPYAWIGEEFDKESRSSDDVDYKSSHTNIAQASSGPFAPPQMPVSASMPWLGSGQTSMGASVIMKRNLNNVKRMTSHPIYQYYMTGAQDGSVRMFEWNRPQQLICFRQAGNARVTRLYFNSQGNKCGVADGEGFLSLWQVNQTSSNPKPYLSWQCHTKTCGDFAFITSSSLIATAGQSNDNRNVCLWDTLISPSNTMVHAFPCHENGATVLQYAPKQQLLITGGRKGFVCVFDIRQRQLLHTFQAHDSAIKALALDAFEDFFVTGSAEGNMKVWKLAGHGLMHSFGSEHAKQSIFRNIGAGVMQVETRPGNRIFTCGADGTLKMRVLPDRYNIPSGLIDVL; translated from the exons ATGCATCTGCACCAGGTTCTGACGGGGGCTGTGAATCCCGGCGATTGCTGCTACTCGGTGGGCAGCGTCAATGACGTTCCCTTCACG gctTATGGCTCAGGTTGTGATGTAGTGATCTTGGCCAGTGACTTCGAGTGTGTGCAGATCATCCCAGGAGCTCAGAATGGGAACATTCAGGTGGGCTGTGTGGAGTGCTCCCATCAGCTTGGCAGG ATTGCTGCCTCCTACGGAAACACAGTCTGTATCTTTGAACCTCTCTCTACCAACCCAAACAAGCGCCACAAG CAGCTTAACTATCAGTGGCAAAAGACAGGGCAGTTCTTCCTCGATGCCATCACCTACAACCTGGCCTGGGACCCGCAGG GGTACCGTATCCTAGCAGCAACCGAGCGGCTCCAGCTGTGGGCTCCACCGTTGACAGACGCTCTAATTGAAGAGGAGGACGGTCACGTGACTGAGGATAAGCCTCATCTCGTTCTGAATGACTGGAATtgcgtctggcagtgcag GACTGCTGCTTCCGTGCATGTTGCCAAGTGGTCCCCTGATGGAGAGTACTTCGCAACAGTTGGGAAG GATGACTGTTTACTCAAAGTATGGTATCCAACTACGGGCTGGCGTTCTGCAGTTGTGGTCCAGGACCCCTCAGAAAAGAAAGTCCCTGCTGTTCACTTCTCCTTTGTTTATCTGGCCCATCCCCGCTCAGTCACTGGTATGTCCTGGAGGAAGACCAGCAAGTACATGCCAAA GGGTTCAGTCTGCAATGTTTTGCTGACATCCTGTGACGATGGCGTGTGCCGCCTGTGGTCGGAGACCTTGCTTCCCGAGGACAGCTTGCTCGGCGGGCAAATATCTGATAACACGCACTCTTTTAGCTCCAGCTTACCAGGCTCGTCAGGCAATAAGGACAAGATTCAGCATGCTTTAGAG TCTATTCACCATCTGAAGCATCTGCGTCGGGGAAGGCGACGATCATCTGCTTTGGTAGCCCACAGTGAGCTGCTCCCTTCTCAGCTTGGAACACaggatgcacacacacaccgtcACATTGCTCATCATGCCAACGCATTGTGTCACTTCCACATCTCAGCAAGTATTAATCCCAACACAG ACATCCCATCAATGCTGGCAGACTCTGCACTCTTCAACGCAGATGACGGCAGCGGCGCAGGAGGATTTGTTGTTCACTGGCTCAATAATAAAGACCTAAGCTTCACCTGTTCCATGGATCTTTTTATGCTACAGCTTCGCAAGTTCTCTGAGCAGCAGTTAGAACATGCAACAGAAGACCCCTTGGAACCTGAAGGATCCCCTTTGAAGTTTGATTTTggtaggaacaataatacaaatttaATGCATGTTCAGCACACAATTAATCCCCTTTTCTCTGTGATTTTAGACCTGGATGAAATGTCTGACAAAGCCTCATCTGAGCTTGGAGAAGAGGGAGAACCAGGGGAGCAAGGAAGCACAAAGGCATCATCTCCAGGATCCAGCTCCAGCTTGCCTTTGCCCTCAATGCTACTGGAGAGAAAAATGGAGATTCTGATCACAGAGTGGAATAAGAGTCCTGACATGCTGTTCACCATTCACCCAACTGATGGTTCTTTCCTTGTATGGCATGTGAAGTACTTGGATGAATTCAAGCAAGGCATCTTTAGGCAGGTTCAG GTGTCCTTTTCCTCTCGTATCCCAGTGGCATTTCCCACAGGTGATGCCAATTCTTTgagtaaaaacattttgatgtaTGCCTGTACTTTGACCGAGAGTGAAAGTTCAAGAACAGGCGAGCAGGGTAGCATGGTTCCATATGTCGCTCACTCCGTGTCAGCTTCAGCTGGCCTCGGTTCACATGCCCTGGCCTCTTCTTCTAACACAAATCCTGGCGTCAGTCCTGCTGTCATGATGGTCTCCAAACATGTTGATGGATCTCTTAACCAG TGGGCTGTGACATTTGCCGAGCGCTCTGCCTTCTCCAACGTATTGACTGTGTCCCACAAATTCCGCTACTGTGGTCACCGTTTCCATCTGAATGATCAAGCCTGTCACACAGTGCTACCACTGCTGCTCACTTCATCACACCACAATGCACTACTTACACCGCCCTCAGCTCCTGGTAGCATTGATGGGGAACAACCTCCCACCCTTCCCCTTCCAAAGGGACTTCCTAG GAAGCAGCTTCGCAATGCAGCAACAAGGACCTTCCATGACCCCAATGCCATCTACAGTGAACTCATCTTGTGGCGAGTGGATCATATTGGACCACTCTCTTGCACTGGAGGAGTCTCGGAATTGGCTCGAATCAACTCTCTACACACCTCTGCATTCAGCAATGTTGCTTGGCTACCTTCACTTGTCCCTAGCTCTGTACTTG GAACATACTGTAATAGTGCCAGTGCCTGCTTTGTGGCATCAGATGGTAAGAACCTGCGTCTCTATCAAGCTGTAGTGGATGCCAGAAAGCTACTAGATGAGCTCTCAGATCCAGAAACATCT AAACTAGTTGGGGAAGTGTTCAACATTGTCAGCCAGCAGTCCACTGCCAGACCTGGCTGTATCATAGAGCTAGATGTCATTACAAACCAG TGTGGGGCCAACACCCAGCTGCTGCATGTCTTCCAAGAGGATTTTATTCTAGGTTACAAACCTCAAAAAGAACCAGATACACATACGGCTGCTTTTCTATCTGGTGAAG ATTATCAACCTCCTCCATTTTCTGAGAAATTTTTCCTCGTGGTGATAGAAAAGGATCTCAACAGAAACTCTGTGCTGCAAATGTGGCACCTGCACCTCCAGTCTGTTCAGGCTTGTGTCG ATGAACCGAACAAAGATTCTAGTTTCCAGAGCCAGCTCATGGTTCCCAACCAAATTGTGAATGCTGACTCATCTCCAGAGACATCCCCTGTCAGACCACTCCCGCGCTCAGCCTCCACGGTCAACTTGCAATCAGCCAGCAAACTCATCCTCAGTTCCAAATTGGTGTACAGCAAGCGACTTGACTTGCCTCACGGGGTAGAGGTTACCAGAGCAACACCGTCTGCTG GCCATCTCAGTTCCTCCTCCATCTACCCTGTGTGCCTGGCTCCCTATCTGATTGTGACTACCTGCTCTGACTCTCGAGTGCGGTTCTGGCACTGTGCCGTAGAGGGTGATCACGGAGATAGTGACAATGACCGGGACAAGCGGATGTACCGCTGGGAGCCGTGGGCTTTAATGAATGAGGAAGAAGACAACAACAGCGCTGTGTTTGTATCAGGACGGCCCGTTGCAGTGTCCTGCTCCTATATTGGTAGGCTGGCTGTAGCGTTTAAACAGCCACGTCAAGGACAG aTTTCTGGAAAAGAGTTTTCAATGCACGTGTCTATCTATGAGTGTGAATCAACTGGTGGTTCAGAGTGGGTTTTGGAGCAAACGCTCCACTTGGAAGAATTTAATAGACCCTCTCAAACATTGGACCCAAGAGTCAGTGTGGACTCAAacctgtttgtttacagcag ATCGGACCTGTACATGTGCAGAGACCGCAATTCCCCCAATATCAAGCACTACGTCCACTTGGATTGGTTATCCAAAGAAGATGGCTCTCACATTCTCACTGTGGGGGTTGGCTCCAACATTCTTATGTATGGCCGAATCTCCGGCATGGTCCATGAGCAGACAAGTAGCAAAGAGGGCGTGGCTGTCATCACACTCCCTCTAGGGGGCAGTATCAAGCAGGGGATACGCTCTCGCTGGATCCTGCTACGGGCCGTGGACTTGCTGTCCTCTGTGGATGGCACGCCTTCTCTGCCGGTTTCACTCTCCTGGGTTAGGGATGGCATCTTGGTGGTGGGCATGGACTGTGAGATGCACGTGTATGCCCAATGGCACCAGGACAAGAAGCCCGGTGAAGGAGAGGAGGGCAACATGTCATCTGTAGACATTGCAGGAGGCCAAACTCAAGCTTCTTCCTCAGTCTTTGAAGGGAGAGCCAGGTCTAAAAGTGTGTTTGAAGGAAGCGTTGCAGTGGATGAGGCCTTACGTGCACCGGCTGGACTTCAAGAGGGTGGACTTTTTGAGGCGGCTCACTCTCTGTCCCCAACATTACCCCAGTATCATCCCACGCAACTGCTTGAACTAATGGATTTGGGAAAGGTTCGTCGAGCCAAA GCCATTCTTGCTCATTTGGTAAAGTGTATTGCTGGGGAGGTGGCTGTAGTCCGGGATGTGGAGGCAGGTGAAGGCGGAGCCAGGAGACATCTCTCCCGAACCATCAGTGTGACTGGCAGCACAGCAAAAGACACAATTGTGGCCGGTCGCGATGGTGGACGGGATTACACCGAAATCAACTCCATCCCCCCGCTTCCGCTCTATGCCCTCATGTTGGCTGATGAAGATACTTCCTTTAAGGGGACTGAAGAACCTGTCAAAGGACCAAAAGTAGCCAATGGTGACACCAGGCACATGTCTAGTGAGGACCAATATGCTGACCTCTTCCAG GTGCCAACAGTCACCACAGATGACTTTGTGAACTTTGCCACAGACAAACCAGAGAAGAAATCTCGTGTTATCAACCTCTCACAATATGGTCCTGCTTACTTTGGACCAGAGCATGCACAG GTGTTATCCAGTCACCTTATGCACTCCAGCCTCCCTGGACTTACCCGACTTGAGCAGATGTTCTTGGTGGCCCTGGCTGACACTGTAGCAACCACTAGTGCTGAGGTCACTAGCTCCACGGACCAACAATACACAG GAGGCGAGGCTCTGGATGAGTGTGGACTGAGGTACTTGCTGGCCATGCGTCTTCATACTTGCCTGCTCACCTCTCTGCCCCCACTTTACCGCATGCAGCTTCTTCACCAGG GTCTGTCAACATGCCATTTTGCCTGGGCCTTTCACTCTGAAGCAGAGGAGGAGCTGTTGAATATGATTCCGGCAATGCAGAGAGGTGACCTGCAGTGGTCTGAGCTCCGAGCGGTTGGGGTTGGTTGGTGGATACGCAACATCAACACCCTGAGGAAAATGGTGGAGAAG TTGGGCAAAGCTGCATTCCAGAGGCACAACGACCCCTTAGATGCTGCGCTCTTCTACTTGGCAATGAAGAAAAAGGCTGTCCTTTGGGGTCTGTTCAG GTCCCAGCATGATGAGAAGATGACTCAGTTCTTCAAGAATAATTTCACTGAAGACCGTTGGCGAAGGGCAGCTCTAAAAAATGCTTTCTCCCTGCTTGGAAAACAACGCTTTGAACAGTCAGCCGCTTTCTTCTTACTGGCAGGATCCCTCAAAGATGCAATCGAG GTGTTGCTGGAGAAGATGGAGGATCTCCAATTAGCCATGATAGTTGCCAGATTGTACGAGGCTGACTTTGAGAACTCATCCACCTGCCAAGGCCTCCTTTTTGAGAAGGTTCTTGGCTGTAACAAGGACGGAAGTCAGTACCACTGTTCAAGACTTCACCCTGACCCATTCTTGCGCAGCATAGCATACTGGATAATGAAGGATTACACCCAAGCTCTGGACACACTTTTAGAGCGCATCCctaaagatgatgatgatgataaccCTG ATGTGATGGTAAAATCTTGCAACCCCGTGGTGTTCAGTTTTTACAACTATCTAAGAACACACCCGCTCATCATCCGACGACACTATGCTACTTCAGAGGGCACAACAACCACTGTGGGTCTCACTGCAGAAAAGAACAGTGCAGACGAGATCAACCTAATAGAGCGCAAATTGTTCTTCACCACAGCCAATGCTCATTTTAAG GTGGGCTGCCCAGTTCTAGCCCTGGAGGTGCTTTCCAAAATCCCCAAAGTTACCAAGAAATCCGGGTCATCTCCACTCAGCAAGGCTTCATCCAAGGTCAACGTGAGCTTAAACCAGCCACTGGAACAGAGCACAGGACTGGACTGGGGTTCATCTGCTCCCCCTGCATGGGGAGGGAATGAAAGTTCAGGCGGGATGGATTGGGGCCAACCCGTGAGCAAGTTGGAGGATGATGACCTTAAGCTTGACTGGGGAGATGACAAAGACGATGAtgaagacgaggaggaggaggattgtCTGACTATGAAGAAACTTGAAACTGAGACAAAAGTGGAGGGAACATTTGATTCAAAGCTGCAGAGAGACGACTCAAAG GGTGACTCTGAGGTGGACGTGATAGCTGAACAGCTGAAGTTCCGTGCCTGTCTAAAAATTTTAATGACAGAGCTGCGCACGCTCGCTACCGGCTTCGAGGTCGATGGAGGGAAGCTTCGTTTTCAGCTCTACAGTTGGCTTGAAAAGGAGATCGCAGCAATGCACACCATCTGCAACTACAAG GTAGAAGGGAAGGAGCGAGAGCCAGAAGTGGAGCGCTGGGCGGAACGAGCAGTATCGGTGGATATATCAGATGACATGTTGGAGAGAACAGACGCCGATGCCTATGAGCGTCACCAAATGGAGCGGCGACGTCTCCAAGCAAAGCAGCAGCACTCGGAGAGGCGCAAGGCTTGGCTGAGGAAGAACCAGGCCTTGCTTAGAGTCTTCCTCTCTTACTGCAGCCTCCACGGAGCCAAGGGTGGCGGAGTCACCTCTGTACGCATGGAGCTCCTGTTCCTTCTGCAGGAGAGTCAGCAG GAGATCACAGTGAAGCAGCTTCAATCTCCCCTGCCTCTGCCAACCACCTTGCCTCTGCTCTCGGCCTGCATCGCCACCACCAAAACGGTCATAGCCAATCCCGTGCTTCATCTCAGCAACCACATTCGCGATATCCTCCACACCATCACCCTAATGGAGGCACCGCCGCATCCAGATGTCATAGATGAGCGG GTAAATGCCCTGCACACACTGGCAGCGTCTCTGTCTGCTTGCATCTACCAGGCACTGTGTGACAGCCACAGTTACAG CAGCCAGACAGAGGCCAACCAATTTACTGGAATGGTGTACCAGGGCTTGTTGCTCAGCGAAAGGAAACGACTCCGTACAGAAAGCATCGAGGAACATATCACTCCTAATTCAGCTCCTGCTCAATGGCCAG GTGTGTCGTCCCTGATTTCTCTGTTGACGTCTGCCAAGGAGGAGGACCAGCCAAGACTCAACGTGCTTCTGTGCGAGGCAGTCATGGCTGTTTATTTAGCCTTGCTCATCCACGGCTTGGGCACCCACAACAGCAATGAACTCTTCCGCCTCGCCGCACATCCCCTCAACAATCGCATGTGGGCTGCTGTCTTTGGAGGAGGAGCCAAAGTCATAATTAAGCCAAAGAGGCCCGAGGCCCCACCAG TGGTGCCCCCTCAGCCTCCAGCTGAGGATGGAGACCGATACAGGCGCAGGTTTAACATGAGGATGTTAGTTCCCGGACGCCCTGTGAAGGAGACACCAGCTGCCCCGCCGCCGCTGCCTGCAGAGAGACCCACTTACAGGGAGAAATTTATTCCCCCAGAGTTGAGCATGTGGGACTATTTTGTAGCCAAA CCCTTCCTGCCGTTATCAGACAGCAACACTCTCTGTGACTCGGATGAAAGTGGAGCAGAGgacgatgaagatgatgatgatgccttCCTTTCAGATACTCAGATAACTGAGCACTCTGACCCCAACTCATACAG CTGGGCCCTGATCCGCTTGGCCATGGTGAAAATGTTTCATCACAGCATTAAAAATTTCCTCCCTATCACTGGTCTTGACTTTGCAG ACCTGCCAGTCACTTCACCTTTTACAAATGCTGTGTTGAAGACCTTGGAGAACTGGGAACATATTTTACTGGAGACGATGAATAAATTTGATGGTCCGCCCCCCAACTACATTAACACTTACCCTACTGACCTTAGCGCTGGAGGCGGTCCCGCCATCCTGCGTCACAAGGCCATGCTGGAGCCAGACAATACTCCTTTCAA GACAAAGAATCACCAGTCCTTTCCAGCCCGGCGGTTGTGGCATTTCTTGGTCAAACAGGAAGTTCTTCAGGAGACCTTAATCCGTTACATCTTCACCAAGAAAAGGAAGCAGAGCGAG TCTGTAGACAACCATATGGAGCGTGTAAAGCCAAACTGCATAGCTGGAGCTAGCGCTCTCAACAAG GTGGAGGCAGATTTGGGCTATCCTGGAGGCAAAGCAAAAATTGTTCACAAGGAATCGGACATTATTATGGCATTTGCAATTAACAAG GCTAACTCTAACGAAATAGTGCTGGCCTCAACCCACGATGTCCAGGAAGTGGATGTGTCCACGTTGGTGGCTGTTCAGCCTTACGCCTGGATTGGAGAGGAGTTTGATAAGGAGTCACGCAG CTCTGATGACGTTGACTACAAGTCATCGCATACCAACATTGCCCAGGCCAGCTCTGGTCCGTTTGCACCACCACAGATGCCCGTCTCTGCATCCATGCCGTGGCTGGGTAGTGGGCAGACCAGCATGGGAGCCAGTGTG ATCATGAAGAGGAATCTTAATAACGTCAAGAGGATGACGTCTCACCCAATATATCAGTATT ATATGACAGGGGCCCAGGATGGCAGTGTTCGCATGTTTGAATGGAACAGACCTCAGCAGCTCATCTGCTTCAGACAAGCAGGCAACGCTCGCGTCACTCGACTGTATTTTAACTCCCAGGGCAACAAG TGTGGCGTTGCTGACGGAGAGGGATTTCTCAGTCTGTGGCAAGTCAATCAGACCTCCTCAAATCCCAAACCTTACCTG AGTTGGCAGTGCCACACAAAAACATGTGGAGATTTTGCATTCATCACATCTTCGAGTCTCATCGCCACGGCCGGACAATCCAATGACAACAG AAATGTGTGTCTTTGGGACACCCTGATATCCCCCAGCAATACCATGGTCCATG CGTTCCCCTGTCACGAAAACGGAGCCACA